Proteins encoded together in one Urocitellus parryii isolate mUroPar1 chromosome 3, mUroPar1.hap1, whole genome shotgun sequence window:
- the LOC113190717 gene encoding tubulin beta chain-like isoform X2 — protein sequence MREIVLIQAGQCGNQIGAKFWEVISDEHGIDPTGSYHGDGDLQLDRINVYYNEAAGQSGAGNNWAKGHYTEGAELVDSMLDVVRKEAESCDCLQGFQLTHSLGGGTGSGLGTLLISKIREEYPDRIMNTFSVVPSPKVSDTVVEPYNATLSVHQLLENTDETFCIDNEALYDICFRTLKLTTPTYGDLNHLVSATMSGVTTCLRFPGQLNADLRKLAVNMVPFPRLHFFMPGFAPLTSRGSMQYRALTVPELTQQMFDAKNMMAACDPRHGRYLAVAAIFRGRMSMREVDEQMLNMQNKNSSYFVDWIPHNVKTAVCDIPPRGLKMSATFIGNNTAIQELFQRISEQFTAMFRRKAFLHWYTGEGMDEMEFTEAESNMNDLVAEYQQYQDATAEEQEEFEEEEEA from the exons ATGCGTGAAATCGTGCTCATCCAGGCAGGCCAATGCGGCAACCAGATCGGCGCCAAG ttttgGGAGGTCATCAGTGATGAACATGGCATTGACCCCACAGGCAGTTATCATGGAGATGGTGACTTACAGCTGGACAGAATCAATGTGTACTACAATGAAGCAGCTG GCCAGAGTGGTGCAGGGAATAACTGGGCCAAGGGCCACTACACAGAGGGAGCTGAGCTGGTGGACTCCATGCTGGATGTGGTGAGAAAGGAGGCGGAGAGCTGTGACTGTCTGCAGGGCTTCCAACTGACCCACTCGCTGGGGGGCGGCACTGGCTCGGGTTTGGGCACCCTGCTCATCAGCAAGATCCGGGAGGAGTACCCAGACCGCATCATGAACACCTTCAGCGTCGTGCCTTCACCTAAGGTGTCAGACACGGTGGTGGAGCCCTATAATGCCACCCTATCTGTCCACCAGCTGCTGGAAAACACGGATGAAACCTTCTGCATCGACAACGAGGCCCTGTACGACATCTGTTTCCGCACCCTAAAGCTGACCACCCCCACATATGGTGACCTCAACCACCTGGTGTCAGCCACCATGAGCGGGGTCACCACGTGCCTGCGCTTCCCGGGCCAGCTGAACGCAGACCTGCGCAAGCTGGCCGTGAACATGGTGCCCTTCCCACGCCTGCACTTCTTCATGCCTGGCTTCGCGCCCCTGACCAGCAGAGGCAGCATGCAGTACCGCGCCCTGACGGTGCCCGAGCTCACCCAGCAGATGTTCGACGCCAAGAACATGATGGCCGCGTGTGACCCCCGCCACGGCCGCTACCTGGCAGTGGCTGCCATCTTCCGAGGCCGCATGTCCATGAGGGAGGTGGACGAGCAGATGCTCAACATGCAGAACAAGAACAGCAGCTACTTCGTGGACTGGATCCCCCACAACGTGAAGACGGCCGTGTGTGACATCCCACCGCGGGGCCTCAAGATGTCAGCCACCTTCATTGGCAACAACACAGCCATCCAGGAGCTCTTCCAGCGCATCTCTGAGCAGTTCACTGCCATGTTCCGGCGCAAGGCCTTCCTGCACTGGTACACAGGCGAGGGCATGGACGAGATGGAGTTCACTGAGGCTGAGAGCAACATGAACGACCTGGTGGCCGAGTACCAGCAGTACCAGGATGCCACTGCTGAGGAACAAGAAGAGttcgaggaggaggaggaggcttaG
- the LOC113190717 gene encoding tubulin beta-2A chain-like isoform X4 encodes MREIVLIQAGQCGNQIGAKFWEVISDEHGIDPTGSYHGDGDLQLDRINVYYNEAAGNKYVPRAILVDLEPGTVDSVRSGPFGQIFRPDNFVFGQSGAGNNWAKGHYTEGAELVDSMLDVVRKEVDEQMLNMQNKNSSYFVDWIPHNVKTAVCDIPPRGLKMSATFIGNNTAIQELFQRISEQFTAMFRRKAFLHWYTGEGMDEMEFTEAESNMNDLVAEYQQYQDATAEEQEEFEEEEEA; translated from the exons ATGCGTGAAATCGTGCTCATCCAGGCAGGCCAATGCGGCAACCAGATCGGCGCCAAG ttttgGGAGGTCATCAGTGATGAACATGGCATTGACCCCACAGGCAGTTATCATGGAGATGGTGACTTACAGCTGGACAGAATCAATGTGTACTACAATGAAGCAGCTG GCAATAAATATGTTCCTCGGGCCATCCTAGTGGACCTGGAGCCAGGAACGGTAGACTCGGTGAGATCGGGACCATTTGGCCAGATATTCAGGCCAGACAACTTTGTGTTTG GCCAGAGTGGTGCAGGGAATAACTGGGCCAAGGGCCACTACACAGAGGGAGCTGAGCTGGTGGACTCCATGCTGGATGTGGTGAGAAAGGAG GTGGACGAGCAGATGCTCAACATGCAGAACAAGAACAGCAGCTACTTCGTGGACTGGATCCCCCACAACGTGAAGACGGCCGTGTGTGACATCCCACCGCGGGGCCTCAAGATGTCAGCCACCTTCATTGGCAACAACACAGCCATCCAGGAGCTCTTCCAGCGCATCTCTGAGCAGTTCACTGCCATGTTCCGGCGCAAGGCCTTCCTGCACTGGTACACAGGCGAGGGCATGGACGAGATGGAGTTCACTGAGGCTGAGAGCAACATGAACGACCTGGTGGCCGAGTACCAGCAGTACCAGGATGCCACTGCTGAGGAACAAGAAGAGttcgaggaggaggaggaggcttaG
- the LOC113190717 gene encoding tubulin beta chain-like isoform X3: MREIVLIQAGQCNKYVPRAILVDLEPGTVDSVRSGPFGQIFRPDNFVFGQSGAGNNWAKGHYTEGAELVDSMLDVVRKEAESCDCLQGFQLTHSLGGGTGSGLGTLLISKIREEYPDRIMNTFSVVPSPKVSDTVVEPYNATLSVHQLLENTDETFCIDNEALYDICFRTLKLTTPTYGDLNHLVSATMSGVTTCLRFPGQLNADLRKLAVNMVPFPRLHFFMPGFAPLTSRGSMQYRALTVPELTQQMFDAKNMMAACDPRHGRYLAVAAIFRGRMSMREVDEQMLNMQNKNSSYFVDWIPHNVKTAVCDIPPRGLKMSATFIGNNTAIQELFQRISEQFTAMFRRKAFLHWYTGEGMDEMEFTEAESNMNDLVAEYQQYQDATAEEQEEFEEEEEA, encoded by the exons ATGCGTGAAATCGTGCTCATCCAGGCAGGCCAAT GCAATAAATATGTTCCTCGGGCCATCCTAGTGGACCTGGAGCCAGGAACGGTAGACTCGGTGAGATCGGGACCATTTGGCCAGATATTCAGGCCAGACAACTTTGTGTTTG GCCAGAGTGGTGCAGGGAATAACTGGGCCAAGGGCCACTACACAGAGGGAGCTGAGCTGGTGGACTCCATGCTGGATGTGGTGAGAAAGGAGGCGGAGAGCTGTGACTGTCTGCAGGGCTTCCAACTGACCCACTCGCTGGGGGGCGGCACTGGCTCGGGTTTGGGCACCCTGCTCATCAGCAAGATCCGGGAGGAGTACCCAGACCGCATCATGAACACCTTCAGCGTCGTGCCTTCACCTAAGGTGTCAGACACGGTGGTGGAGCCCTATAATGCCACCCTATCTGTCCACCAGCTGCTGGAAAACACGGATGAAACCTTCTGCATCGACAACGAGGCCCTGTACGACATCTGTTTCCGCACCCTAAAGCTGACCACCCCCACATATGGTGACCTCAACCACCTGGTGTCAGCCACCATGAGCGGGGTCACCACGTGCCTGCGCTTCCCGGGCCAGCTGAACGCAGACCTGCGCAAGCTGGCCGTGAACATGGTGCCCTTCCCACGCCTGCACTTCTTCATGCCTGGCTTCGCGCCCCTGACCAGCAGAGGCAGCATGCAGTACCGCGCCCTGACGGTGCCCGAGCTCACCCAGCAGATGTTCGACGCCAAGAACATGATGGCCGCGTGTGACCCCCGCCACGGCCGCTACCTGGCAGTGGCTGCCATCTTCCGAGGCCGCATGTCCATGAGGGAGGTGGACGAGCAGATGCTCAACATGCAGAACAAGAACAGCAGCTACTTCGTGGACTGGATCCCCCACAACGTGAAGACGGCCGTGTGTGACATCCCACCGCGGGGCCTCAAGATGTCAGCCACCTTCATTGGCAACAACACAGCCATCCAGGAGCTCTTCCAGCGCATCTCTGAGCAGTTCACTGCCATGTTCCGGCGCAAGGCCTTCCTGCACTGGTACACAGGCGAGGGCATGGACGAGATGGAGTTCACTGAGGCTGAGAGCAACATGAACGACCTGGTGGCCGAGTACCAGCAGTACCAGGATGCCACTGCTGAGGAACAAGAAGAGttcgaggaggaggaggaggcttaG
- the LOC113190717 gene encoding tubulin beta chain-like isoform X1 — protein MREIVLIQAGQCGNQIGAKFWEVISDEHGIDPTGSYHGDGDLQLDRINVYYNEAAGNKYVPRAILVDLEPGTVDSVRSGPFGQIFRPDNFVFGQSGAGNNWAKGHYTEGAELVDSMLDVVRKEAESCDCLQGFQLTHSLGGGTGSGLGTLLISKIREEYPDRIMNTFSVVPSPKVSDTVVEPYNATLSVHQLLENTDETFCIDNEALYDICFRTLKLTTPTYGDLNHLVSATMSGVTTCLRFPGQLNADLRKLAVNMVPFPRLHFFMPGFAPLTSRGSMQYRALTVPELTQQMFDAKNMMAACDPRHGRYLAVAAIFRGRMSMREVDEQMLNMQNKNSSYFVDWIPHNVKTAVCDIPPRGLKMSATFIGNNTAIQELFQRISEQFTAMFRRKAFLHWYTGEGMDEMEFTEAESNMNDLVAEYQQYQDATAEEQEEFEEEEEA, from the exons ATGCGTGAAATCGTGCTCATCCAGGCAGGCCAATGCGGCAACCAGATCGGCGCCAAG ttttgGGAGGTCATCAGTGATGAACATGGCATTGACCCCACAGGCAGTTATCATGGAGATGGTGACTTACAGCTGGACAGAATCAATGTGTACTACAATGAAGCAGCTG GCAATAAATATGTTCCTCGGGCCATCCTAGTGGACCTGGAGCCAGGAACGGTAGACTCGGTGAGATCGGGACCATTTGGCCAGATATTCAGGCCAGACAACTTTGTGTTTG GCCAGAGTGGTGCAGGGAATAACTGGGCCAAGGGCCACTACACAGAGGGAGCTGAGCTGGTGGACTCCATGCTGGATGTGGTGAGAAAGGAGGCGGAGAGCTGTGACTGTCTGCAGGGCTTCCAACTGACCCACTCGCTGGGGGGCGGCACTGGCTCGGGTTTGGGCACCCTGCTCATCAGCAAGATCCGGGAGGAGTACCCAGACCGCATCATGAACACCTTCAGCGTCGTGCCTTCACCTAAGGTGTCAGACACGGTGGTGGAGCCCTATAATGCCACCCTATCTGTCCACCAGCTGCTGGAAAACACGGATGAAACCTTCTGCATCGACAACGAGGCCCTGTACGACATCTGTTTCCGCACCCTAAAGCTGACCACCCCCACATATGGTGACCTCAACCACCTGGTGTCAGCCACCATGAGCGGGGTCACCACGTGCCTGCGCTTCCCGGGCCAGCTGAACGCAGACCTGCGCAAGCTGGCCGTGAACATGGTGCCCTTCCCACGCCTGCACTTCTTCATGCCTGGCTTCGCGCCCCTGACCAGCAGAGGCAGCATGCAGTACCGCGCCCTGACGGTGCCCGAGCTCACCCAGCAGATGTTCGACGCCAAGAACATGATGGCCGCGTGTGACCCCCGCCACGGCCGCTACCTGGCAGTGGCTGCCATCTTCCGAGGCCGCATGTCCATGAGGGAGGTGGACGAGCAGATGCTCAACATGCAGAACAAGAACAGCAGCTACTTCGTGGACTGGATCCCCCACAACGTGAAGACGGCCGTGTGTGACATCCCACCGCGGGGCCTCAAGATGTCAGCCACCTTCATTGGCAACAACACAGCCATCCAGGAGCTCTTCCAGCGCATCTCTGAGCAGTTCACTGCCATGTTCCGGCGCAAGGCCTTCCTGCACTGGTACACAGGCGAGGGCATGGACGAGATGGAGTTCACTGAGGCTGAGAGCAACATGAACGACCTGGTGGCCGAGTACCAGCAGTACCAGGATGCCACTGCTGAGGAACAAGAAGAGttcgaggaggaggaggaggcttaG